Proteins from a genomic interval of Deinococcus detaillensis:
- a CDS encoding glutaminyl-peptide cyclotransferase, with translation MTRRPLLKLLPISSLWNPRPSLTLSGVVLGVLLCLPAQAATLVRSQPSAPLIKVSLSQPASTSTVPKPVLPSSAPSSPATSYSIPMLIPKVISRFPHDPNAFTEGFELVGSTLFESTGLVGQSSIRRTNLQNGEVLQSRVPPSSKVFSEGLTVLGEVAYQLTWQDGLVYLYNAQNLRSLGQLRYRGEGWGLTNDGKSLIMSDGSDTLYWRDPLSFAVTKKLRVTAAGAGIDKLNELEYLDGFVYANIWLSNKIARIDPLSGKVTAWIDVSNLAREAQAAAAKNGRELGFDDVPNGIAHNAAKGTLLLTGKRWPLVFEVKLP, from the coding sequence ATGACGCGCCGCCCGCTGCTCAAGCTTTTGCCCATTTCGTCGTTGTGGAATCCTCGCCCGTCTCTGACACTTTCCGGCGTGGTTTTGGGCGTGCTGCTTTGTCTGCCCGCCCAAGCGGCCACGCTGGTTCGCAGCCAGCCCAGCGCCCCCCTGATCAAAGTCTCGCTGTCTCAACCTGCGTCTACTTCAACGGTCCCCAAGCCTGTTCTTCCCAGTTCTGCTCCTTCCAGCCCCGCCACCAGTTACAGCATTCCTATGTTGATTCCCAAGGTCATTTCCCGTTTTCCACACGATCCCAATGCGTTTACCGAGGGCTTTGAATTGGTGGGCAGTACCCTCTTTGAAAGCACCGGTTTGGTGGGCCAGAGCAGCATTCGCCGCACCAATTTGCAGAACGGCGAGGTGCTGCAAAGCCGAGTGCCGCCGAGCAGCAAAGTCTTTTCCGAAGGGCTGACGGTGCTGGGTGAAGTGGCGTATCAACTGACTTGGCAAGACGGCTTGGTGTACCTCTACAACGCGCAGAATCTCAGAAGCCTCGGCCAGTTGCGCTACCGGGGCGAGGGCTGGGGACTGACCAATGACGGCAAATCGCTGATCATGAGTGACGGCTCAGATACCCTCTACTGGCGTGACCCACTGAGCTTTGCCGTGACCAAAAAGCTCAGGGTCACGGCGGCGGGAGCAGGCATCGACAAGCTCAATGAACTGGAATATCTGGACGGCTTTGTCTATGCCAATATCTGGCTCAGCAACAAAATTGCCCGCATCGACCCGCTGAGCGGCAAAGTCACTGCTTGGATCGATGTCAGCAATCTGGCCCGTGAAGCGCAGGCCGCCGCCGCGAAAAATGGCCGAGAACTCGGCTTTGACGACGTGCCCAACGGCATTGCCCACAACGCTGCCAAGGGCACTTTGCTCCTGACCGGCAAGCGCTGGCCGCTGGTCTTTGAAGTCAAGCTGCCGTAA
- a CDS encoding DUF937 domain-containing protein yields MDLLEFLRSHLGASTARQLAAHAGLTPVQAETALNALWPLQLDALSTHTQLPAGGQQLLDLATSVPGGAIDTLLERPGSLDDLEKVGVSAAPVLLGSNADTINGQIAGNLNVPSGAVTRLSHLSLPLLLKLLLEHARSNSLGAAGLGALLLSVRPQLGALLPVGLAALIGGFNTVKPAQAAQPTAAPSEERRRGAGWLWAIPLAALLLAGGYFLANQNRKTSMETGASTGTDMAATNAFNVTEPQANAALPAASFSMRGVGKAGQTVSIKEAGREIGTAAVGQDGKWSAEITAPTSGEHTYEVSSGSDTAQLRIKAGAANGAAAESSAAATPAANDQTQTGTAQTDTAASVSTDAATSPTLPTINAPSGKVAGAFDLTGSGAAGQTVTVLEDGANIGAATVGSDGTWTLNVPSPAAGQHKYQVSSEGGQATTDVTVGAATGDAAACTQAFTLSLTDGQNVSSPFRFGGQGSGAGYTVAVKRGERVVGNKALPVSGSCGWSYSSNPGKGEITYVVRSGKDLTSTPISTITLNVQ; encoded by the coding sequence ATGGATCTCCTTGAATTTTTACGCAGCCACCTCGGCGCTTCGACTGCCCGGCAACTCGCCGCCCACGCCGGCCTCACCCCAGTGCAAGCCGAGACTGCCCTGAACGCTCTCTGGCCGCTGCAACTCGACGCCCTGAGTACCCACACACAGCTTCCGGCGGGCGGACAGCAACTGCTCGACCTGGCCACCAGCGTGCCCGGCGGGGCCATCGATACCTTGCTGGAGCGCCCCGGCAGCTTGGATGACCTCGAAAAAGTAGGTGTTTCGGCAGCTCCCGTTTTGCTGGGCAGCAACGCAGACACCATCAACGGGCAAATCGCTGGCAACTTGAATGTACCCAGCGGCGCGGTGACGCGCCTGAGTCACCTCAGCTTGCCGCTGCTGCTCAAGCTGCTGCTCGAGCACGCCCGCAGCAATTCACTGGGCGCGGCGGGCTTGGGAGCGCTGCTGCTGTCTGTGCGGCCTCAGCTCGGCGCACTCCTTCCAGTGGGCCTCGCCGCGCTGATCGGCGGTTTCAACACGGTGAAGCCTGCTCAAGCGGCCCAGCCCACTGCGGCCCCCAGCGAGGAACGGCGGCGCGGCGCGGGTTGGCTGTGGGCGATTCCACTGGCCGCCTTGTTGCTGGCAGGCGGCTACTTTTTGGCCAACCAGAACCGCAAGACGAGCATGGAAACGGGCGCATCCACAGGCACCGACATGGCAGCGACCAACGCCTTTAACGTGACTGAGCCACAGGCCAATGCTGCTTTGCCCGCCGCCAGCTTTAGCATGCGCGGCGTGGGCAAGGCCGGTCAAACGGTGAGCATCAAAGAAGCGGGCCGCGAAATCGGCACCGCTGCGGTGGGCCAAGACGGCAAGTGGAGCGCCGAGATCACTGCGCCCACCAGCGGCGAACACACCTACGAAGTCAGCAGCGGAAGTGACACCGCTCAACTCCGTATCAAGGCGGGCGCGGCAAACGGGGCAGCAGCGGAGAGCAGCGCTGCGGCCACTCCGGCAGCCAACGATCAAACGCAGACAGGAACAGCCCAAACGGATACGGCGGCCAGTGTCAGTACCGATGCGGCGACTTCACCCACTCTACCCACCATCAATGCGCCGAGCGGCAAGGTAGCGGGCGCGTTTGATCTGACCGGCAGCGGCGCGGCGGGCCAAACCGTCACGGTTCTCGAGGACGGCGCAAACATCGGAGCAGCCACGGTGGGCAGTGACGGCACTTGGACGCTGAACGTGCCTTCGCCCGCAGCAGGCCAGCACAAGTACCAGGTAAGCAGCGAAGGCGGTCAGGCCACCACAGACGTCACCGTCGGCGCGGCCACGGGCGACGCTGCGGCCTGCACTCAGGCGTTCACTCTGTCTCTCACCGACGGCCAGAATGTCTCCTCGCCGTTCCGGTTCGGCGGGCAAGGCTCCGGCGCGGGCTACACGGTGGCCGTCAAACGCGGCGAGCGGGTGGTGGGCAACAAAGCCTTGCCCGTCAGCGGCTCGTGCGGCTGGAGCTACAGCAGCAATCCCGGCAAAGGCGAAATCACTTATGTGGTGCGCTCCGGTAAAGACTTGACCAGCACTCCGATCAGCACCATCACCTTGAACGTGCAGTAA
- a CDS encoding MFS transporter has translation MTASQGAPDAPAFSVGRAKLILFLTIFVAMLGLSVLFPIFGPLSRQLGLSESQTGWFSTAYSLMQFVFSPIWGARSERIGRKPVLVMGLIGFSLSFGLFAIVADLGLRGVITGTLLFVLLVGARFLGGILSSATLPTAQAMMADLTDRGNRAAAMGLIGAAFGLGVIFGPGLGGLLANFGLTVPVYFSAGLGLVTAVLARLTLRETRVPNTAAPASGNRWALAQGPVVVFLVISALFTLASVGMEQTISFYVQDNLKLTVAQTPQVVGGMLALFGLISAAVQGGAIRPLSKKLSPTMLIPAGLVVMGAGMFALSAAGAFWTMAGSLALIGIGSAILGPSLSAALSLSVNENQQGQIAGLNSSALALGRMTGPLIGTGLYQSVSHHAPYILSGGVLVVLLGVVLVVRPQVRMPAPG, from the coding sequence ATGACCGCTTCCCAAGGTGCGCCGGACGCCCCCGCTTTCAGTGTGGGCCGCGCCAAACTGATTTTGTTTCTGACGATCTTCGTAGCGATGTTGGGCTTGTCTGTCCTGTTTCCAATTTTCGGGCCGCTTTCACGGCAACTGGGTCTGAGCGAATCGCAAACCGGCTGGTTTTCCACCGCCTACAGCTTGATGCAATTTGTCTTCAGCCCAATCTGGGGTGCCCGCTCCGAGCGGATAGGCCGCAAACCCGTGCTGGTGATGGGCCTGATCGGCTTCTCACTGAGCTTCGGGCTGTTTGCTATCGTCGCTGATCTGGGTCTGCGCGGCGTCATCACCGGTACACTTTTATTCGTCCTGCTGGTCGGTGCCCGCTTTCTCGGCGGCATCTTGTCGAGTGCCACCCTGCCCACCGCGCAGGCGATGATGGCCGATTTGACCGACAGAGGCAACCGCGCCGCCGCGATGGGATTGATCGGGGCTGCGTTTGGCCTGGGCGTCATCTTTGGCCCCGGCCTCGGCGGTCTGCTGGCCAACTTCGGTTTGACCGTGCCAGTATATTTCAGCGCCGGACTCGGCCTCGTCACCGCTGTGCTGGCCCGCTTGACTCTGCGTGAAACCCGCGTCCCCAATACTGCTGCGCCCGCTTCCGGCAACCGCTGGGCGTTGGCGCAGGGCCCCGTCGTGGTGTTCTTGGTGATCAGCGCTCTGTTCACGCTGGCCTCGGTGGGCATGGAGCAGACCATCAGCTTTTATGTGCAGGACAATCTGAAGCTGACGGTGGCCCAAACGCCTCAGGTCGTCGGCGGAATGCTGGCCCTCTTCGGCCTGATCTCGGCGGCGGTGCAGGGCGGCGCGATTCGGCCCCTCAGCAAAAAACTCTCGCCGACCATGCTGATTCCGGCGGGCCTGGTGGTGATGGGCGCGGGCATGTTTGCCCTCAGCGCGGCGGGCGCGTTTTGGACGATGGCCGGTTCGCTGGCCCTGATCGGTATCGGCAGCGCCATTCTCGGCCCCAGCCTCTCGGCGGCGCTCTCGCTGAGCGTGAATGAAAATCAGCAGGGCCAGATCGCGGGCCTCAACTCCTCGGCGCTGGCGCTGGGCCGCATGACGGGGCCGCTGATCGGCACGGGGCTGTATCAGAGTGTCAGCCACCACGCGCCTTACATCTTGAGCGGCGGAGTGCTGGTGGTGCTGCTGGGGGTGGTGTTGGTGGTGCGGCCCCAAGTCAGGATGCCCGCGCCGGGGTAA
- a CDS encoding peptidyl-prolyl cis-trans isomerase, with amino-acid sequence MNKKVLTSVLLGFLAVLLVVGLVYQFTPNVGSLFGKQSSGTPAITVNGQTVTVEEIQALQRSNPVLSATTEGILGEDLKTVAVESRIENALLKAASSGENISRADVNEQVDKVRKGNNLTDNKAWVDRLAQIGFTDASYREEVQSGLAIQKKQKSIADAAPKATEAQLKQFYSLNKDQLQDEARIIGREIVVADKAKATALLAQLKGGSDFATLARENSTEFKDRGGALGPVTGGKPAAVTQVALPPEVSAAAFALTGGGLTDVISSGGKFYIVKVEQFVPAAAKSYESVKKQITDQVNQLLQTAAAEKWFDGLRKTAKIDYVLPAWKINNPTVATVGGQDIPYSDVLSGVVGNQQFASLLQQVPADQAGSMVNQFLKPGIAEQLIEQYAAPTIVADKKLDLVGSRANLAQQLALYGSKDASVTDQDVIKDYQQNVAKYTTKASATLSEAVFTDRAKALAFRQSFDGKNFVQAASKAGGTVSERGSVTAGDAALSPALSKAVFDTSSLRPAGEGSVSDVIENGKTYSVAYVTDLVRANVKPLKEVDAVIRSQLLAQKRAEAGQAYIKAQMKDIKVDNKLSAVLAAQEKRIAAAAPKPATPATPPVTTTPVTTPPAASGTEPAKTPATTTPAPDSTSTPTKP; translated from the coding sequence GTGAACAAAAAGGTACTCACCAGCGTCCTGCTGGGGTTTTTGGCCGTCTTGTTGGTGGTGGGGCTGGTTTATCAGTTTACCCCCAACGTCGGCAGTTTGTTTGGCAAGCAGTCGAGCGGCACGCCTGCCATCACCGTGAACGGCCAGACCGTAACGGTGGAAGAAATTCAGGCGCTTCAACGCAGCAACCCGGTGCTGAGCGCCACCACCGAAGGCATTTTGGGCGAAGACCTCAAGACGGTGGCGGTGGAAAGCCGAATCGAGAACGCGCTGCTCAAGGCCGCCAGCAGCGGCGAGAACATCAGCCGCGCCGATGTCAATGAGCAAGTAGACAAAGTCCGCAAGGGCAACAATCTCACCGACAACAAAGCTTGGGTGGATCGCCTCGCCCAAATCGGCTTTACCGACGCCTCCTACCGTGAGGAAGTGCAATCGGGACTGGCGATTCAGAAAAAGCAAAAATCAATTGCGGACGCGGCTCCCAAGGCCACTGAAGCCCAGCTCAAGCAGTTTTACAGCCTCAACAAAGATCAACTCCAAGACGAGGCCCGCATCATCGGGCGCGAAATCGTGGTGGCCGACAAAGCCAAAGCTACTGCTCTGCTGGCCCAACTCAAGGGCGGCTCGGATTTTGCGACTTTGGCCCGCGAAAACAGCACCGAGTTCAAAGACCGTGGCGGCGCACTCGGCCCCGTGACAGGCGGCAAGCCCGCAGCAGTGACTCAAGTGGCTCTGCCACCGGAAGTCAGCGCGGCGGCTTTTGCCCTGACCGGCGGCGGCCTGACCGACGTGATTTCCTCGGGCGGCAAGTTTTATATCGTCAAGGTGGAGCAGTTCGTGCCTGCCGCCGCCAAGTCCTACGAGAGCGTCAAAAAGCAGATCACCGATCAGGTCAACCAGCTCCTTCAGACCGCCGCCGCCGAAAAGTGGTTTGACGGCCTACGCAAAACCGCCAAGATCGATTACGTGCTGCCCGCGTGGAAGATCAACAACCCCACCGTTGCGACTGTGGGCGGCCAAGACATCCCCTATTCGGATGTGCTGAGCGGCGTCGTCGGCAACCAGCAGTTCGCTTCGCTGCTGCAACAAGTCCCTGCCGATCAAGCCGGCAGCATGGTCAACCAGTTTCTCAAGCCCGGTATTGCCGAGCAGCTCATTGAGCAGTACGCCGCGCCGACCATCGTGGCCGACAAGAAACTGGACTTGGTGGGCAGCCGCGCCAATCTGGCTCAGCAACTGGCCCTCTACGGCTCCAAAGACGCCTCGGTTACTGACCAAGACGTGATCAAGGACTACCAACAAAACGTCGCCAAGTACACCACCAAGGCCAGCGCCACGCTCAGCGAAGCGGTGTTTACTGACCGCGCCAAAGCGCTGGCCTTCCGCCAGAGTTTTGACGGCAAGAACTTTGTGCAGGCTGCCAGCAAAGCCGGAGGCACCGTCTCGGAGCGCGGCAGCGTCACGGCAGGCGACGCGGCGCTCAGTCCCGCTTTGTCCAAAGCCGTGTTCGACACCTCCAGCTTGCGCCCCGCCGGTGAAGGCAGCGTCAGCGACGTGATCGAGAACGGCAAGACTTACAGCGTGGCCTACGTCACCGATCTGGTGCGGGCCAATGTCAAGCCGCTCAAAGAAGTGGACGCGGTGATTCGCTCGCAACTGCTGGCCCAGAAGCGGGCCGAAGCGGGGCAAGCGTATATCAAAGCCCAGATGAAAGACATCAAGGTGGATAACAAGCTCAGCGCCGTGCTGGCCGCCCAGGAAAAACGGATCGCGGCGGCTGCACCTAAGCCTGCCACACCCGCCACACCGCCTGTCACGACAACACCTGTGACCACGCCGCCCGCCGCGAGCGGTACTGAGCCGGCCAAGACGCCTGCGACCACGACCCCCGCTCCTGACTCCACCAGCACGCCCACCAAGCCCTAA
- the argC gene encoding N-acetyl-gamma-glutamyl-phosphate reductase: MTSPAASGLPATEQLSVAIVGGSGYAGGEFLRLALSHPHLKVTQVTSERNAGMPVPLVHPNLRSLTNLKFRKLADLEAADVIVLALPHNSAAKQIETFEALGQVIIDLSADFRIKDPELYAQYYGEAHPAPQKLSEWVYGNPELHRGDLRGATRIACAGCFATSVILGLYPLLKLGTVLPKDIIATGLVGSSAAGASSSDASHHPEREGSLRVYKPVGHRHTAEAIQELPGRFPLHLTAISTPRVRGILTTIQTWLPDGYSERDVWGAYREIYAEEPFIRIVKMQKGIHRYPDPKLLDGTNFCDIGFELDVDTGRVVLMSAIDNLVKGTAGHAIQSLNIARGWDERAGLGFAGLHPA; this comes from the coding sequence ATGACTTCACCTGCTGCTTCTGGATTGCCTGCCACGGAACAACTTTCGGTCGCCATCGTCGGCGGCTCCGGCTACGCGGGCGGCGAGTTTTTGCGCCTCGCCTTGTCGCATCCTCACCTCAAGGTCACGCAGGTCACGTCTGAGCGCAACGCCGGAATGCCGGTGCCGTTGGTGCATCCCAATTTGCGCTCGCTGACCAACCTCAAATTCCGCAAACTGGCCGACCTAGAGGCCGCCGACGTGATCGTGCTGGCCCTGCCGCACAACTCGGCGGCCAAGCAGATCGAGACCTTTGAAGCGCTGGGCCAAGTCATCATTGATCTGTCGGCGGATTTCCGGATCAAAGACCCCGAACTGTATGCCCAATACTACGGCGAAGCCCACCCTGCGCCCCAAAAGCTGAGCGAGTGGGTCTACGGCAATCCCGAACTCCACCGAGGGGACTTGAGGGGAGCCACCCGCATCGCCTGTGCGGGCTGCTTTGCCACCTCAGTGATTTTGGGCCTCTACCCGCTGCTCAAGCTCGGCACGGTGTTGCCCAAAGACATTATCGCCACTGGGCTGGTCGGCTCGAGCGCGGCGGGCGCGAGCAGCAGCGACGCCTCGCACCACCCTGAACGCGAGGGCAGTTTGCGGGTCTATAAGCCGGTCGGCCACCGCCACACCGCCGAGGCGATTCAGGAGTTGCCTGGCAGGTTTCCCCTGCACCTGACCGCCATCAGCACGCCCCGCGTGCGCGGCATTCTGACCACCATCCAAACGTGGCTGCCCGACGGCTACTCCGAGCGCGACGTGTGGGGCGCTTACCGTGAGATCTACGCCGAGGAGCCGTTTATCCGCATCGTCAAGATGCAAAAAGGCATTCACCGCTACCCCGATCCCAAGTTGCTCGACGGCACCAACTTTTGCGACATCGGCTTTGAACTCGACGTGGACACGGGTCGGGTGGTGCTGATGTCAGCGATTGACAACTTGGTCAAGGGCACGGCGGGCCACGCCATCCAGTCGCTCAACATCGCACGCGGCTGGGACGAGCGGGCCGGGCTGGGCTTCGCGGGGCTGCATCCGGCCTAA
- a CDS encoding response regulator: protein MRTIEILLVEDNPADVMLTEEAFEEARIANRLHVARDGVEALEFLRQQGNYQTAPMPDVILLDVNMPRMNGLELLAVLKADPELRRIPTIMLTTSRAEADVWRSYDLHVNAYIPKPVSVGEFFEVVRTFETFWLAIVALPPHNSP from the coding sequence ATGAGAACCATTGAAATTTTACTGGTCGAAGACAATCCCGCCGACGTGATGCTGACTGAAGAAGCGTTTGAAGAAGCCCGCATCGCCAACCGGTTGCATGTGGCCCGTGACGGCGTGGAAGCGCTGGAATTTTTGCGCCAGCAGGGCAATTACCAAACCGCCCCGATGCCGGACGTGATCTTGCTGGACGTGAACATGCCGCGCATGAACGGCCTTGAACTGCTGGCGGTTCTGAAGGCCGACCCCGAACTGCGCCGCATTCCCACCATCATGCTGACCACCTCGCGGGCCGAGGCCGACGTGTGGCGCAGTTACGATCTGCACGTCAACGCTTACATTCCCAAGCCGGTCAGCGTGGGCGAATTTTTTGAAGTGGTCAGGACGTTTGAAACCTTCTGGCTGGCGATCGTGGCGCTGCCGCCGCACAACTCACCTTAG
- a CDS encoding NAD-dependent epimerase/dehydratase family protein, translating to MTGRAETQAPRWLLAGAAGQIGTTLRQGRRGHDEVLRLTDMAEMAVAACSEEVQCGEEGMLADLSQVMDEVNAVIHLGGIPDEDTDERIRAAHRAGVRRMAFWSPWRFASACCCRSRSKPAISSLGSRGVTLWHAHAFAAPDTSSLTVAGISANTQSWLKPDG from the coding sequence ATGACTGGTAGAGCCGAGACTCAAGCGCCCCGCTGGCTTTTGGCTGGCGCGGCGGGCCAAATTGGCACCACACTCCGGCAGGGGCGGCGCGGCCATGACGAGGTGCTGCGCCTGACCGACATGGCTGAGATGGCGGTGGCAGCGTGTAGCGAAGAAGTACAGTGCGGTGAAGAAGGTATGCTCGCCGACCTCAGCCAAGTGATGGACGAGGTAAACGCCGTGATTCATCTGGGCGGTATTCCTGACGAGGACACTGACGAGCGGATTCGCGCCGCGCACCGAGCGGGCGTCCGGCGCATGGCATTTTGGAGTCCGTGGCGGTTCGCATCTGCTTGTTGTTGCCGCAGCCGCTCGAAGCCCGCCATCTCGTCGCTTGGTTCTCGCGGCGTGACGCTGTGGCACGCACACGCCTTCGCCGCACCGGATACCAGCTCTTTGACAGTAGCGGGCATCAGCGCCAACACCCAAAGCTGGCTGAAGCCGGACGGCTGA
- a CDS encoding outer membrane protein assembly factor BamB family protein, protein MPLASFTRRSLFFPLLCASFSVAFAQTPTVGAAPPITWSKNIKALGALSVADNGDVVLIGSDAKLRRLDSTGQEKWAFALGDIGRAAPVITPSGVTLAVAYDDNLYAIDASGKKLWNVRFDGDLYASPALRSDGSIVVASSGGTVYALNSQGGQLWKYKVGSPIYSSPIVASDGSIYFGTQGNQVVALTADGQLKWRFRTGSTVFGSPALDAAGNLYFGSGDKKIYSLTPGGELRWTRATASFVNASPIITSKGLVVVGSYDGNVYALSDAGQDVWVYPAGAAVAAPAAELVGGAVVVGDMGGTLHSIGEGGKALWTLKTGERIDTSVNVSSAGMLYFSTASGKLDAIANQPPLADGPWTYYRSVAAGYGRPPSSTEAAALTALKRPAAQKALALIAQQALIAQQPVNQQPAPKPPVAPQPASKPAAPSTAAPPIAPSPITAKPQPSPAPVASKPTSPVPTAPPAAKPVVAAPPAAPAPVVPAPAPKPLVLTADPAALALSAGAKARADQGQIVLPLPEVVGALGAQIQVQTPRSVTVQLGPDSSTLPVRMLGSGETRGAWVALSDLERLRVGDQLGLNSYAKGVYRLQLGSRLALSFKLNLAKLLPFMPAKEFPDVVERPAKP, encoded by the coding sequence TTGCCGCTCGCTTCATTTACCCGACGTTCACTGTTTTTTCCGCTGCTGTGCGCTTCTTTCTCGGTGGCCTTTGCTCAAACGCCTACCGTGGGCGCAGCCCCTCCCATCACCTGGTCAAAAAACATCAAGGCCCTCGGTGCCCTGAGTGTGGCCGACAACGGCGACGTCGTGCTGATCGGCTCGGACGCCAAGTTGCGCCGCTTAGACAGCACTGGACAAGAAAAATGGGCCTTCGCTTTAGGCGACATTGGCCGCGCCGCGCCGGTCATTACTCCTTCCGGCGTCACGCTGGCGGTGGCCTACGACGATAACCTGTACGCCATCGATGCCAGCGGCAAGAAGCTCTGGAATGTGCGTTTTGACGGTGATTTGTATGCCTCACCCGCGCTGAGGTCCGACGGCAGCATCGTGGTGGCCAGCAGTGGCGGCACGGTTTATGCCCTGAACAGCCAGGGCGGACAGCTTTGGAAATACAAAGTCGGCTCTCCCATCTACAGCAGTCCTATCGTCGCCTCAGACGGCAGCATTTACTTCGGCACGCAGGGCAATCAGGTGGTGGCGCTGACTGCAGATGGACAGCTCAAATGGCGCTTCCGCACCGGCAGCACCGTATTTGGCAGCCCCGCTCTGGACGCGGCAGGCAACCTCTATTTCGGCTCTGGCGACAAGAAAATCTACAGCTTGACCCCCGGCGGCGAGTTGCGCTGGACGCGGGCCACCGCTTCGTTTGTCAATGCCAGCCCGATCATTACTTCAAAAGGCTTGGTGGTGGTGGGCAGTTACGACGGTAATGTTTACGCTCTGAGCGACGCCGGACAAGACGTCTGGGTGTATCCGGCGGGCGCGGCCGTCGCGGCCCCAGCCGCCGAGTTGGTGGGCGGCGCGGTGGTGGTCGGCGATATGGGCGGCACCTTGCACTCCATCGGTGAGGGTGGCAAAGCGCTATGGACACTCAAAACCGGCGAGCGGATCGACACCAGCGTGAATGTCAGCTCGGCGGGGATGCTGTATTTTTCCACGGCCAGCGGCAAGCTCGATGCCATCGCCAATCAGCCGCCCCTCGCGGACGGCCCGTGGACGTACTACCGCAGCGTGGCGGCTGGCTATGGCCGCCCTCCAAGCAGCACTGAGGCCGCCGCGCTGACGGCCCTCAAGCGTCCCGCCGCTCAAAAAGCGCTGGCCCTGATCGCCCAGCAAGCGCTGATTGCCCAACAGCCTGTGAATCAGCAGCCTGCGCCCAAGCCGCCAGTCGCGCCGCAGCCAGCCTCGAAGCCCGCTGCCCCGTCAACCGCAGCCCCGCCAATTGCCCCTTCACCAATCACAGCCAAGCCGCAGCCCTCTCCCGCTCCAGTGGCTTCAAAACCAACCTCACCCGTCCCCACCGCTCCGCCCGCTGCCAAGCCTGTGGTGGCCGCTCCGCCTGCTGCCCCGGCCCCGGTAGTGCCTGCTCCGGCTCCGAAGCCGCTAGTACTTACCGCTGATCCTGCCGCGCTTGCTCTTTCCGCTGGAGCCAAAGCACGCGCCGACCAAGGTCAAATCGTGTTGCCGCTGCCGGAAGTCGTGGGAGCGCTCGGCGCTCAAATCCAAGTCCAAACGCCGCGCAGCGTCACTGTGCAGCTCGGCCCAGACAGCAGCACGTTGCCGGTGCGAATGCTGGGCAGTGGAGAGACCCGTGGGGCGTGGGTGGCCCTGAGTGATTTAGAGCGCCTGCGTGTGGGCGATCAATTGGGCCTGAACTCCTACGCCAAAGGCGTTTATCGTTTGCAGCTCGGCAGCAGATTAGCGCTCAGCTTCAAGTTGAATCTCGCCAAACTGCTGCCTTTTATGCCCGCCAAAGAATTTCCAGACGTGGTGGAGCGCCCCGCCAAACCATAA
- a CDS encoding class I SAM-dependent methyltransferase: MPNPFLSADGAARYAAGRPDVQPLVLERLKPFLTGTALGVDVACGSGQCSVALADLVIEVRAYDISPEMLSRARPHPRVTYALSPAEALPLPDHCADAMTVFMAFHWFERGAFLREARRLLKLDGVLAICNSWFAGELVGKAEFSDVWQTYLKRYPSAERDRRPFDEPEARQAGFSLHSEHFTHLVELKREQLIAYFLTQSNTIAVTDAGRETVEQVQVWLNEKLAPLMPEGEVGEFVFGAEIKVLTRLD, translated from the coding sequence ATGCCCAATCCTTTTCTCAGCGCCGATGGAGCCGCCCGCTACGCCGCCGGACGGCCTGACGTTCAACCTCTGGTGTTGGAACGGCTCAAGCCCTTTTTGACAGGAACGGCGCTCGGCGTGGACGTGGCCTGCGGCAGCGGACAGTGCAGTGTGGCGCTGGCCGACTTGGTGATTGAGGTGCGGGCTTACGACATCTCGCCGGAGATGCTTTCACGCGCCCGCCCGCATCCCCGCGTGACTTACGCCCTCTCCCCCGCTGAAGCGCTGCCGCTGCCAGATCACTGCGCCGACGCGATGACGGTCTTCATGGCTTTCCACTGGTTTGAGCGAGGCGCTTTCTTGCGTGAGGCGCGGCGACTCCTCAAGCTGGACGGGGTGCTGGCGATCTGCAACAGTTGGTTTGCAGGCGAGTTGGTGGGCAAAGCAGAATTTTCGGATGTGTGGCAGACGTATTTGAAGCGGTATCCCAGCGCCGAGCGTGACCGCCGCCCATTTGACGAACCAGAGGCAAGACAGGCAGGGTTTTCGCTGCACAGTGAGCATTTTACCCACCTTGTGGAGCTGAAACGGGAACAATTGATCGCCTATTTTTTGACCCAGAGTAACACCATCGCCGTCACCGACGCGGGCCGCGAAACTGTGGAGCAGGTGCAGGTGTGGCTCAATGAAAAACTCGCCCCTCTGATGCCTGAAGGCGAGGTGGGCGAGTTCGTCTTTGGAGCTGAGATCAAAGTCCTGACGCGGCTGGATTGA
- a CDS encoding DUF427 domain-containing protein, which translates to MKAIWNGQVIAESDDTVVVEGNQYFPLSSVKADFLTPSETHSVCPWKGTASYYGLSVDGKSNPDAAWYYPQPKDAAKQIKDHVAFWKGVEVRA; encoded by the coding sequence ATGAAAGCCATTTGGAACGGTCAAGTCATCGCCGAGAGTGATGACACGGTAGTGGTAGAAGGCAACCAGTATTTCCCACTCAGCAGCGTCAAGGCAGACTTTTTGACGCCTAGCGAAACCCACAGCGTTTGCCCGTGGAAAGGCACGGCCAGCTACTACGGCTTGTCAGTGGATGGCAAGAGCAACCCTGACGCCGCTTGGTATTACCCTCAGCCCAAAGACGCCGCCAAACAAATCAAAGACCATGTGGCGTTTTGGAAAGGAGTGGAGGTTCGGGCTTAG